One Vigna unguiculata cultivar IT97K-499-35 chromosome 7, ASM411807v1, whole genome shotgun sequence genomic region harbors:
- the LOC114192797 gene encoding protein SIEVE ELEMENT OCCLUSION B-like, with translation MALSNGTSTTALIPQSGTASIQHRASLPNPFDLTDDQILDIVYLAHLNDDEICDTDNLYNLVSNIALRSQSLISASSLKPEFVTLKLISCQMISTRAAAHCVHQTTMWILQHLKCYSWDAKALIAIAALSLEYGSFVHLSQFQTNDVLVNSLRQLNQVQSRNVSAVAELVSYTVTVFQQIKEWARYAADGYDPEDVPDLTEAFQAILVVVYWTIAATVSSTGNLVGVSSYKLSEYRFRLSAAVEKLTTHLGNCSVQIGNVRDYVIIRNIYDRPKDIVDFLKALIYPQQKGPENPKIFQGSNLVTKGIEVFRLKHVLLFISGLDSVEDEISLLNSMYDRLQEDPKEAKGFKKEDFKILWIPIVEEWNEGSREHFKALKSGIKFYAVEYFNELPGLKIIKDRERLNFEIQPIAPLLSPRGAIMNENALEVIFEWGIEAFPFRKIDGEELTLKWKWLWDLILKATPGLQVKENRYIFIYGGSNSAWIQNFTHELSRIKMNESIQRADIIIEYYQLGKGKSEPNNSVPSFWIGVERKKQNKKHQEAVDCEIQKIVKCLFCLKRDPQGWAILSKGHNIKHLCHGQAVYQTVAEFQNWKGKVFEREGFDIAFKEYYDAKEKEISAIQPCEDYTSTSSVIATITCPNPTCGRVMEVSSVNYKCCHRDDALNC, from the exons ATGGCATTGTCTAATGGAACTTCAACTACCGCTTTGATTCCTCAAAGCGGCACGGCTTCCATCCAACATCGTGCCTCTTTGCCCAATCCATTTGATCTTACTGACGATCAGATCCTCGACATTGTTTATCTAGCCCACCTCAATGACGATGAAATTTGCGACACAGACAATCTTTACAACCTTGTCTCCAACATTGCCCTTCGG AGTCAATCTCTGATTTCCGCAAGCAGTTTAAAACCAGAATTCGTTACACTGAAGCTGATTTCTTGCCAG ATGATATCCACACGTGCTGCTGCGCACTGCGTACACCAGACAACAATGTGGATACTTCAACATCTGAAATGTTACTCCTGGGATGCGAAAGCGCTGATAGCAATAGCTGCTCTGTCTTTGGAGTACGGGAGTTTCGTGCACCTTTCTCAGTTTCAAACAAACGATGTGCTTGTAAACTCGTTGAGACAGCTGAATCAAGTTCAGAGCAGGAATGTGTCTGCTGTTGCCGAACTTGTCTCGTACACAGTAACAGTGTTTCAGCAAATCAAAGAGTGGGCAAGGTATGCTGCTGATGGTTATGATCCAGAAGACGTACCTGACTTGACAGAAGCCTTTCAAGCCATCCTTGTTGTTGTATACTGGACAATTGCTGCCACTGTTTCTTCCACAGGCAACCTTGTCGGTGTATC GAGCTATAAGTTATCAGAATACAGATTCAGGCTTTCCGCTGCTGTTGAAAAATTGACAACACATCTTGGAAATTGCAGTGTGCAAATAG GCAATGTACGAGATTACGTTATCATCAGGAACATCTATGACAGGCCTAAAGATATTGTAGACTTTTTGAAGGCTCTGATCTACCCTCAACAAAAGGGGCCCGAGAATCCCAAGATATTTCAAGGGAGCAACCTAGTTACAAAG GGCATTGAAGTGTTCAGGCTGAAACACGTGTTGCTCTTCATATCGGGTTTAGACAGCGTTGAAGATGAGATTTCGCTTTTGAATTCAATGTACGACAGACTGCAAGAGGATCCAAAAGAAGCGAAAGGTTTCAAGAAAGAAGATTTTAAGATTTTGTGGATCCCCATTGTGGAGGAGTGGAACGAGGGAAGTAGGGAACACTTCAAAGCTTTGAAGAGTGGCATCAAATTTTACGCGGTGGAATACTTCAACGAGTTACCAGGGTTGAAGATAATAAAAGATAGAGAAAGGTTGAATTTTGAGATCCAGCCAATTGCACCGTTGTTGAGCCCGAGAGGTGCCATTATGAATGAAAACGCCCTGGAAGTGATCTTTGAATGGGGGATAGAGGCCTTCCCTTTCAGAAAAATTGATGGTGAAGAACTCACTCTAAAATGGAAGTGGCTTTGGGATTTAATCTTAAAAGCAACACCTGGACTGCAG GTTAAGGAGAACAGATACATATTTATCTATGGAGGTAGCAACAGTGCATGGATCCAAAACTTCACACACGAACTGTCAAGGATAAAAATGAACGAGAGCATCCAGCGTGCGGATATTATAATAGAGTACTATCAACTGGGGAAGGGGAAGAGTGAACCCAACAACAGTGTTCCGAGTTTCTGGATTGGCGTGGAAAGGAAGAAGCAAAACAAGAAACACCAAGAGGCTGTGGACTGCGAGATTCAAAAAATTGTGAAGTGCTTATTCTGCCTGAAACGAGACCCACAAGGATGGGCCATTCTGAGCAAAGGGCATAACATTAAGCACCTTTGTCATGGGCAGGCTGTATACCAGACAGTGGCGGAGTTTCAAAACTGGAAAGGGAAAGTGTTTGAGAGAGAAGGATTTGACATTGCATTCAAGGAGTACTACGATGCgaaggaaaaagaaatatcTGCCATTCAACCATGCGAGGATTACACTTCAACTTCAAGTGTCATAGCCACCATCACATGCCCCAACCCCACGTGTGGCCGTGTCATGGAGGTGTCTTCTGTTAACTACAAGTGCTGCCATCGTGATGATGCTTTGAATTGTTGA